Below is a genomic region from Fusobacterium nucleatum.
TGGGGTGATAAAATATGAAAGCTACAAGGGTTAATCCTGGAACATTAAGTCCTATGGAAATGAATAATATGTCATCTATGATGGGGATGATGAATAGTATTCAAAAAATAGGAAAAGGGAAAAGAAAATATACTGTAAAGCTTGATAAAACTGATAAAAAACTTCTTGTTAGATTTATAAATGAAGCTAAAAAGCAATTTTCTGATACAGCTTCTAATAGTCAATATGCAGGTGTATATAATTTTTTAACTTATATTACAGATACAGCTTCTAAAAAAGAAAGCACTGAAATAAAAATGAGTTATGAAGAACAAGATTTTATTAAAAGAATGTTACAAGATTCAGTTAGAGGAATGGAAAAAATGCAATTCTTCTGGTATCAATTTATTAGAAAATTTACTGTAAGAATGCTAACAAAACAATACAGAGAATTGTTAAAGAAGTTCTAAGCTTTATTAAAAATAATAACAAAAAGAAAACTGGCGAGGACGAATGACGAATTTTAGCACAAAAAACTATGCTAGTAAGCGTTTAAAAATTTGTGTTTGAACAAAGTGAGTTTAAATTTTTTAGCGAACGAGTAGTTTTTAAGCTTAAAAATTCAGTCTCAGTCAGAGACAGTTTCTTTAAATTAAGTAGATGTGCTAGCAAAACCATCTTTAAAAAACTAGACTTGGGGTGCAAGTCCCCTTTTTTATTTGTAAAATATTATATAAAATTCTTTTACAATAATTTTTCTTGAAAAGACTCTATCAATTTCTACTTTTTTATCTCAACTCCTTGACAGCCACAAATGTTTTTCGAGCTCCACAAAGGCTCTCCAAACATTTATGGACGTCGCAGTAGTTTCGTTTAAAGATTAATTTAATAGTTTTCAAGAAAAATTTATCCTATTATTTTATATAATATTTTAAATTAATCAACTAACAGTATAGGAGGAAAATGGGAATTAGGTATAGTAAAGTAGAAGGAAAATTTCAAAGGGAAATAGTTCTCTTAAAATCTTTTCCTTGTGCTTATGGGAAATGTAGTTTTTGTAATTACATAGAGGATAACTCAAATAATGAGGAAGAAATCAATAGAGTTAATTTAGAAGTTTTAAAGGAAATAACAGGAGAGTTTGGTATTTTAGAAGTTATAAATTCTGGTTCTGTATTTGAAATTCCTAAAAAAACTTTGGAAAAAATTAGAGAAGTTGTTTATAAAAAAGATATAAAAATTTTATATTTTGAGATTTTTTATTCTTATCTTTCTCGTTTAAATGAAATTATTGACTATTTCAATGAAAAGAAAAAAGTTGAAGTTAGATTTAGAACAGGAATAGAAAGTTTTGATAATGATTTTAGAAAAAAAGTTTATAATAAAAATATATTTTTAGATGAAAAGAAATTAGAAGAATTATCAGAAAAAATATATTCAGTTTGTCTACTGATAGCAACTCAGGGACAAACAAAAGAAATGATAAAAAAGGACATTGAAATTGGCTTAAAATATTTTAAAGTGATAACAATAAATGTTTTCGTAGATAATGGAACAACTGTGAAAAGAG
It encodes:
- a CDS encoding radical SAM protein, with the protein product MGIRYSKVEGKFQREIVLLKSFPCAYGKCSFCNYIEDNSNNEEEINRVNLEVLKEITGEFGILEVINSGSVFEIPKKTLEKIREVVYKKDIKILYFEIFYSYLSRLNEIIDYFNEKKKVEVRFRTGIESFDNDFRKKVYNKNIFLDEKKLEELSEKIYSVCLLIATQGQTKEMIKKDIEIGLKYFKVITINVFVDNGTTVKRDIELVKWFIQDMKYLFDDDRIEILIDNKDLGVFEQ